DNA from Variovorax sp. PBL-H6:
AACCGGCACCGACAGCCGGGCCTTGGACGGCGACGACAAGGGGTTTGGGGAATTCCGCCATCGCTGCCAGCGTCGCACTGAGCATCTCTCGGCGCATTTGCTGTGAAAATGCCGCAACGGGATCGAAGGCTTCGTTGAGGTCCATACCACCACAGAAGGCGCGACCTGTGCTGCACAGAAGCACCGCACCAACGCCGCCGTCTTCTCGCGCGGCGACCAGCGCGGCCTGAATACCGGCGAGCATGGCCCGGTTCAGCGCGTTGGCTGCCTGGGGTCGGTTCAATCGCAGTCTCATTACCGCGTCGCACTGGTCTGTCAGGAGAAAATCTGTCATCGCTTCAACCATGAGGGGCCCAAGCGTGCGAGCGCGGTGATTTCAGTAGACCTCGGGTGTGATTCGTTTGCATGTCGGGTTCTGGGTGAGAGAGACCGGGGGGTCAGGTGGGGCGGATCTGGCCCCGTCGAATGATTTCACCGTACTTCAGCATGTCGGTGCGAAGGGTCTTCTGAAAGTCGGACGGGGTGGTTCCGACGGCCTCGATTCCCAACGCACCAAACCGCTCGCGCACCTCGGGTGCCGACAAAATTGCATTGATGAATTTCGACAATCTCGAGGCGAGATCAGGAGGGAGAGAAGCTGGTCCGAATGCGCCCCACCAGATGGACATCTCATACCCGCTCACACCCGATTCGTGAAGGGTGGGGACATCGGGAAGGTCGCCAGTTCGCTCGCTGCCTGTGACGGCCAGGAGAGTCAACTTTTTCGCCTTCACATGCGGCAGTGCGGCTGGGCCAGTTGCCCACATGAGTTGCACCTGGTTCCCCAAAAGATCGGTCACTGCAGGCGCGCTGCCCTTATAGGGAATGTGGACGAGACTCACGCCCGTCATTTGCTGGAAAAGTTCGCCGGCCAGGTGCGGGCCAGTACCGTTGCCAGTTGAGGCATACGCGAGCTTCCCCGGATTGGAGCGCGCGTAGCGCAGAAGGTCGTTGACGCCCGTGAATTCCAGGGACGGATGGGCCACCAGGAACAGCGAGCCCCTCCCTACAAGCGTGATCGGCGCGAGATCTGTGTCTGCCTGAATGGGCGGCTTGTCGTACAGGGCGTTGACGATGGACAGCGTGGTGGAGTCGAGCAACAACGTGGCGCCGTCGGGTTTCGACTTGGCGACATGCGCG
Protein-coding regions in this window:
- a CDS encoding tripartite tricarboxylate transporter substrate binding protein yields the protein MKRRTVLEAFASSVALLAGAAQSADWPPPLVRIVVGYPPGGPNDLIARAIGSRLASDLQATVIVDNRPGASGMTGGAHVAKSKPDGATLLLDSTTLSIVNALYDKPPIQADTDLAPITLVGRGSLFLVAHPSLEFTGVNDLLRYARSNPGKLAYASTGNGTGPHLAGELFQQMTGVSLVHIPYKGSAPAVTDLLGNQVQLMWATGPAALPHVKAKKLTLLAVTGSERTGDLPDVPTLHESGVSGYEMSIWWGAFGPASLPPDLASRLSKFINAILSAPEVRERFGALGIEAVGTTPSDFQKTLRTDMLKYGEIIRRGQIRPT